One genomic region from Prevotella sp. Rep29 encodes:
- a CDS encoding helix-turn-helix domain-containing protein, whose amino-acid sequence MEQMIIINVVIVAVLVTAVIAYLALRRQNDAVQYEVNRLTLRLTEMEMKMDAFHAINNIPGGGSAAADAQGLTAVSKEEKTANADLSEMDDKELFEHISRVIRDEELFRWPDFNRAAVKERFSLSAARIGGAFMRGGGMGLPEFVRNCRLDYACRLMVEQPELSFTEVGEASGYQRTTTFYHDFKARFGMPPAEYRAQQLKQDDATAIQSVQPQGGEPKEQQEITESEKND is encoded by the coding sequence ATGGAGCAAATGATTATCATCAACGTCGTTATCGTGGCAGTTTTAGTGACGGCTGTCATCGCTTATCTGGCCCTACGGCGGCAGAATGATGCCGTGCAGTACGAGGTGAACCGGCTAACGCTTCGCCTCACGGAAATGGAAATGAAGATGGACGCCTTCCATGCCATCAATAACATTCCCGGCGGTGGTAGTGCTGCCGCTGATGCCCAGGGGCTGACAGCTGTGAGCAAGGAAGAAAAGACTGCCAACGCGGACTTGTCGGAGATGGACGACAAGGAACTTTTTGAACATATCAGTCGAGTCATCCGTGACGAAGAACTGTTCCGCTGGCCCGATTTCAACCGCGCAGCCGTGAAGGAGCGGTTCTCTCTCTCGGCTGCGCGCATCGGCGGTGCCTTTATGCGGGGCGGCGGCATGGGCCTGCCCGAGTTTGTGCGCAACTGCCGTCTGGACTACGCCTGCCGCCTGATGGTGGAACAGCCTGAGTTGTCGTTTACCGAGGTGGGCGAGGCTTCAGGCTATCAGCGCACCACTACGTTCTACCATGACTTCAAGGCACGCTTCGGCATGCCCCCGGCTGAGTACAGGGCACAGCAGTTAAAACAGGATGATGCAACTGCCATCCAGTCAGTACAGCCGCAGGGCGGAGAACCGAAGGAACAGCAGGAAATCACAGAATCAGAGAAGAATGACTGA